The sequence CCTCCGCCATTGCCTGTTGTCCGAGTGCCAACGTATTCAAAATTGTGAGTGTAAGCATCGATGAGTTGGATAGAGTAGTATCGTTCAGGATCTATAAGTGGGATCGTCAAAACTAAAGGTTCATCGCGTAGATCTGCGCCAACCACACAGTAAGGTGTATCCGCGTTCGGTGTCTGAACTGCTGTGTCCGATGGCGTGAACAGCCGTGCTTCGCCAAGTAATTCATTCAAGGGTCCCTTGTATTCGTCATTCTTGGGCCAAAGAAAGTAGGCAAAAAGAATCCGATAGCTGTCCACCATCGGATACGCGTAAATGAATGCATCTTTCGCAATAGATCGGGCTTCTTGTGGAGTAAGTGTAGACGAGTCAGCCATTCTTAATTTTCCTTTATAATAATGTGCTACCCAACAATATCTTCGCCAAAAAAAAAGAGTATCAAAAGAGAGGGCTGATGTAGTAAAGTTATTGTCTTCCACAACTACAACTTAATTGCTATCAATAGCCCATGTTCGACATATTAACACTATTACAATGTTTGCTGCTATTGGATAAAAGTAGTGGATGGGACTTGTTTCAAGCGTGGTTTAGCACGCTTGGAGTAGGCTTTGCTCAACTTTAGACTAGGTTTATGCCCAATCAAAATAAATGGTTTAAATCTTACCCTTTCCTAGACGAATAAAAATTGTTTTTTATCTAATATATTCCTAGTCGTATTTCAGATAAATAAAGGTGTGTCAAACTCAGAAGTTAAGCAATACAGTCTATGAATTCGATGGCTTTAGTTTTTATAGTTCTCTAGAGCAGTCTACTCACTGGTACGAACATAGTCATGAAGAAATACAGATAACCCTACCACAAAGCAATGCTCTAGCTTGGATGAAGTTACAATCTCCTAATGGTAAAAAATACGTTCGGCAAATAAAACCAGGTCAAGTTTTGTTAGTTACATCCAATCAATCTCACGCTCTTGAATGGCAACAAACGGCAGAATTAACGCTTTTTTATCTTAGTCCTAGTTTTTTGGCAAGTGCCATAGGTGATTCAATAGAAGAATATCAGCTAGAAATTGATAATAACTTTTTATTGATGAACGATACTTTGATTAAAGAAGTAGGTGTAATTTTCCGTAATTATAGTCGTTTCCTGGGGAAAGTTTACTAAATGACGCAAATAATGTAACACTCTTTCATGAGCAATACGAATGTCTCTTAGTTCTAAACGAAACTTCAAAGACTGAATTTTTCTGACTAACATAGCCATAAAATCTTGCGCCATTTCAGGATATGCTCGTAAAACATTTAAAAATTCTTCTTTGGGATAAGCAATAACTTGCGAGTCAATCTCGGCAACCGCAGTACAAGGGTAGATTTCGGCAAACAAAGCAACTTCTGCCAAGCTTTCTGAAGCCCTTACTATCTCAAAAGTACTCACCTGACCTCCATTGATATAGCGAACGAGTTTGATTCTACCTGATATGACTACATATAAATTTAATGCTTCGTCTTCCTGTGCGAACAAAGTTTCTCCAGGAGCTAAACTTTGAATTGTAATCCTGTTTCGCAATGTTTCGGGAAGGCTATCAATAGCAGTCAAATCCATTAAATTTCCTCCATGTTATTGGTAGTTCAGTCTTTTGTTTTATTTAGTCGGCTAAGTAAATAAGCAAAAAAAATAATTTAGTTGAGCTAGAAACTGACTAAAGTTGCCCTCAATAGACGAGTAAGTCAGGGTTTAATACTTATTTATGCAATTTTTTTCTTGGATTAAGACTGTTTCTGAGTATATTACGATTGATAAAATAATTAATTGATTTGGATCGAGAAGACAGCAAACTTTTTTAATCGCGATTAAGATTGTTTTGCCGATTCTAAATTATCGAAAATTTGCATTAATAAACGACGAAAAAGCAACCGTTCTTCTAAAGATAGATTAGCAAGTATTGTTTCTTCTAAACTAAGCCAGAGTTCGGTGACAGGTTGTTGAAAAGAATACCCCTTTTCAGTCAAGAAAATACGACAGATTCTTGCATCTTCAACATCTCTACGTTTTTCTAGTAACTTTGTCTTTTCCAACCTACTGAGCATTTTCGTAAGAGTAGGTGGTTCGATACACAGACGCTCTGCGAGTTGGGTTTGGGTTAAACCATCTTCTTGCCATAACTCCATCAATAACCTTTCCTGTCCAATATGAAGGTTCATATCTGTCAAAGCAGAACTCACCAGAGCGCGGTGGGCTTTGGCAACTCGTACCATTAGATAGGTAGTGGAAAAAAGTACGTTTTGATTAGACATCGAACTTTAGTACTTAGCCGACTAAATAAATACTAATACCATTTCTTTATAAAGATGCGCCTAATTTAGCCCGCGTAGGCGGGCTTAGTTTCAGTAGCCCCAGCCTTCCAGGCTGAGGGCGATTAAGCGCAGCCTCATACAGAATTGGTATAACACTCTTATCTAATATCGAAGAGGTAGAAAAAGCCGAATTAAGTAGGTTGGCGTTGAAAATTGTAATTAGGGCAAGGTAGTAAGCAGTCGGCAGTGGGAATAAGGGTTTAAGCGTAGCTTACATTTTTTTATACTGTGTCCTATTAATTTTTATAGCTTCTTCCCCAGTCCTATTTATAGGACTTTAGCTATTAGGCTGGGACTTACAGTCCTAGACAGAATAAAATACAATCAATTATTAAAGCAGGACTTTAACTTTTAGCACATTAATTACCCGACTAAGGTTGCAAACTACAGTAGTCAAGCAAGTCAACTTTGCACCGGTAATTTTTTCGCTACTCGATATGGCGGAGCATCTCCGGCTCCGCGCTACTTCTTTTTCTCACCCGGCAATGTAGGCTTGTTCGAGTACTAGTGGTTCGCCAAGCGAACTTTGCTGGGTTTAGCGTGGAAATAAAAAGTTTTTTCTCCCCCTGCTCCCTCCGCTTCCCCTGCTCCCCCTGCCTGCCCTTACCCGGCAATGTAGGCTTGTTCGAGTACTAGTCTAATAGCATAAGTCCTATAAATTTCACATCTTGCACCATTATCGTTAAGTCCGAATACCCGCCTTGTAAGCCGGAGGCTTTCTAGCCCGCACGCAATACCTACGGTAGCGACCCTAGCCGCGTGAACGCAGAGAAATCAAAATCCGAGGCTAATATACAAAGTAGGTTAAAACGCACTATAAACCTTGCCCAGTCTGATTTATCAGACTTTGTTTGTGAGCCTGGGAATTGATTCCAAGGCGCTTGTTGAGCTTGGGGTGCAAGATGTTAGATAAATAGAACTAAAACTCACACATTAAAACTAATAAAATAAACCATTCTCTATGACTACTGACTACTCATCTTACCTAGCCAAAAGTTGAGGAATAACACTTATCTTTAGTTAACTCATTATTCATAACTTTTTTTAGACGCAATTATGGCTTGAATATCCGTAGCATAAATAAGCCAGCAATAGGACTAATTTAAGACTTTGACCTGTTTTTAATTCAACTGAAATTCCATTACTTTGTCCATGATCCAAATCAATTCTACGAAAATTCCACCTTTACGCAAAAATGACCATATTAAAGGAGTAAAAACTACAGCGTTGGTTTTAATGGAATATGGAGACTACCAATGTTCATCTTCAGGCAAAGCGCACTCTACAATTGAAAAACTAAAACAGCAATTAGGCGATCGCTTTTGTTTTGTGTTTCGGCACTTTCCTCAACCTGAAATTCATTCACAATCTCTAAAAGCAGCAGAAACCGCAGAAGCAGCAGCACAAGGTAGATTTTGGCAAATGCACTCTTTACTGTTTGAAAATCAACAGGCATTAGAAGATGTTAATTTAATAGAATATGCAGACAGACTAAAATTGGATATTCCAAGAATATTAAGAGAGTTAAATGAACGACTTCATCAGGATAGAATCCAGCAAGACATAGATAGTGGTATGGAACATGGAGTCGAACGGACTCCCACTTTCTTTATTGGTATTCGTCAAGAAGGGACACAGAATCTAGAGACTTTGCTGTTGCAAATTTTAGAAACAATAACAAAAGATTAGGATAAATATACATTTTGTAATTATTTTTTACTATTTTTATTTTCTCTTCTAAAAATAATCAAATCTTTGTTTAAAAACTAACTTATAGCGATAGCTTGAAATTTAATCTCCAATTAGTAATAATTCTTTATTTCCTGCAACTCTTGCTAAGTTAGATAGTGCTAGGGTATGAGGTTTCTGGCGCGACGACGAAGGTTTTATAGTCCACTAAAGGCTTCTATAATTGCTCTTTCAGACACGAATGTAGCTGTATTTAAAGTAATTTGCGCTGCATTCCACCATGTTGCATTTATATTAAGAATGAAATAGCCCTGTAGATTTTATATAGCAATATTTGAACATTTTGTGCAAAAACAGACAAGAAAAATATCATCCACCTTTGTATCATGATGTGATTACTAAAAAATTAGAAATCATTCATGACTCAAGCCAATTCATTAAACTCAGAACGCGCATTTTAATTAATACTTCTTACCTTCTGCCCTCTGCCTCTTGCCTTTTTTGTAAATTTTTTCTTGAGCCAGAATCTGCAAGGATTACTCGCCAAGCCTTGTAGATTCTGGCTCGCAAATTTTTGGACAAGTCTATTCCTTAGTCACAAAATTAGCAAAACTCAATTCATTAACGCGATTCCAGTTGTAAAGCTTGTCTCTAAAACCTTTCCACTGTTCGTAAACTTTTTTAAAGGTTGCATCTTTACTAGCGCTAGCTTCTAATTCTTCAATAGTGGCTTTCTGCGCTGCTTGTAATATTTCATCACTATAAGCAACTAACTTAGTACCGCTTTGAGTTAACTTAGTTAATGCTTCACCATTCAACGCTTCATATCTAGCAAGCATATCCATATTTGCT comes from Rivularia sp. PCC 7116 and encodes:
- a CDS encoding Crp/Fnr family transcriptional regulator; amino-acid sequence: MDLTAIDSLPETLRNRITIQSLAPGETLFAQEDEALNLYVVISGRIKLVRYINGGQVSTFEIVRASESLAEVALFAEIYPCTAVAEIDSQVIAYPKEEFLNVLRAYPEMAQDFMAMLVRKIQSLKFRLELRDIRIAHERVLHYLRHLVNFPQETTIITENYTYFFNQSIVHQ
- a CDS encoding MarR family winged helix-turn-helix transcriptional regulator → MSNQNVLFSTTYLMVRVAKAHRALVSSALTDMNLHIGQERLLMELWQEDGLTQTQLAERLCIEPPTLTKMLSRLEKTKLLEKRRDVEDARICRIFLTEKGYSFQQPVTELWLSLEETILANLSLEERLLFRRLLMQIFDNLESAKQS
- a CDS encoding thioredoxin domain-containing protein — encoded protein: MIQINSTKIPPLRKNDHIKGVKTTALVLMEYGDYQCSSSGKAHSTIEKLKQQLGDRFCFVFRHFPQPEIHSQSLKAAETAEAAAQGRFWQMHSLLFENQQALEDVNLIEYADRLKLDIPRILRELNERLHQDRIQQDIDSGMEHGVERTPTFFIGIRQEGTQNLETLLLQILETITKD